A window of Christiangramia forsetii KT0803 contains these coding sequences:
- a CDS encoding helix-turn-helix and ligand-binding sensor domain-containing protein — MSKKIFLILVLFCCFRGLAQELPPVVNFGPNQYSAGNQNWMIAQAENQNLYFANSTGLLEYNGESWNLYPVPNNTVVRSLKVVGNRIYIGAYMEAGYWEKDEYGRLQYTSLVPKFSSTISDGEQFWDIEFLDDLIIFRSFGGIYFYDPKQDLITKMDNPLGKPVSGIFKLENELYFQLVGAGLFKVRNGNPELFIPIEDVGEKAVMHLYKKEQNFAIITGKSEFFIWNGNHLIKENQEFNTELGNPNILDAIDLENGGVVLGTVGKGVVQLDANGGIVNIFNQENILMNNTVLDLYMDDSGIIWAGLDYGISSIDLKSTFLSFQDNRGEIGSVYASHKENGTLYLGTNQGLYFKKKKESNFQLIKGTEGQVWFIDKVQNSLLCGHDSGTFIIDGENATKVCDRLGTWIVKEYKDGVFVQGHYNGISFLRKKSGSFEASPMLRDFPHSSKFIEIDEFQNVWVSNEHKGVFKMTINDSLSDIVDIENYTFSEESGITSSMFRYDDTLYYSSKEKIYQYSKDLDSFSKNNRLNAITSDIDRISGKMISEVNRDKLWGFSNEAIFYIEPAQLSTDYNINSIFINQDFRNIAVGYENISAFEDSQYLLGIANGYLRFKDLTAGFREISIKLNRVEVSALDATAEKVRIEQSGEFDSRHNNINFHFSAPVHEKYYETLYSYRLLGLSSNWSAWNDAPEANFKNLGFGDYTFEVKAKIGNSQTKIASYNFSINRPFYLSAIALIGYSLIFLLLLFLIHIINKKHHRKVVAENERALKMKNLEAEQEIIKLKNDKLEQAMANKNRELAVSTMSLIKKNEFLTSIKDKLKESDGSHRVDSVIKTIDKDISEEDNWKFFKKAFSNADKDFFKKIKGKHPVLTSNDLKLCAYLRLNLSSKEIAPLLNISVKSVEIKRYRLRKKMELDRETNLTDYILEL; from the coding sequence TTGAGTAAAAAAATCTTTCTAATACTGGTTCTTTTTTGCTGTTTTAGAGGTCTGGCGCAGGAACTGCCTCCGGTGGTTAATTTCGGGCCCAATCAATATTCCGCAGGAAATCAGAACTGGATGATTGCCCAGGCTGAAAATCAGAATCTCTATTTCGCAAATAGTACCGGGTTGTTGGAATATAATGGTGAAAGCTGGAATTTATACCCGGTTCCTAATAATACAGTCGTTAGGTCTTTAAAAGTAGTTGGGAACCGAATTTATATCGGTGCTTATATGGAGGCAGGATATTGGGAAAAGGACGAATATGGGAGATTGCAATATACCAGCCTTGTTCCTAAGTTTTCCAGTACGATTAGTGATGGGGAGCAATTCTGGGATATTGAGTTCTTAGATGATCTAATTATTTTTAGAAGTTTTGGTGGAATTTACTTCTACGATCCTAAACAGGATTTGATTACGAAAATGGACAATCCTTTAGGGAAACCTGTCTCGGGAATTTTTAAATTAGAAAATGAGCTCTATTTTCAATTAGTTGGCGCAGGTCTTTTTAAAGTCAGAAATGGAAATCCTGAATTGTTTATTCCAATAGAGGACGTAGGGGAAAAGGCCGTCATGCACCTCTATAAAAAAGAACAAAATTTTGCGATTATTACCGGTAAATCTGAATTCTTTATTTGGAATGGAAATCATCTAATTAAAGAGAATCAGGAATTTAATACTGAATTGGGGAACCCTAATATTTTGGATGCCATAGATTTGGAAAATGGTGGCGTGGTTCTGGGTACCGTTGGTAAAGGTGTGGTTCAGCTTGACGCTAATGGAGGGATAGTAAATATCTTTAACCAGGAGAATATCCTTATGAACAATACGGTCCTTGATCTTTATATGGACGATTCCGGGATTATTTGGGCTGGGTTGGATTATGGTATAAGCAGTATAGATCTTAAATCAACATTTCTCTCATTTCAGGATAATAGGGGCGAAATAGGGTCGGTATATGCATCCCACAAAGAAAATGGCACTCTATATCTTGGTACAAACCAGGGTTTATATTTTAAAAAGAAAAAGGAAAGTAATTTTCAGCTTATTAAAGGAACCGAGGGACAGGTATGGTTTATCGATAAAGTTCAGAATAGCCTATTATGTGGACACGATAGTGGTACTTTTATAATTGATGGTGAAAATGCGACCAAAGTCTGTGATCGTCTTGGTACATGGATCGTAAAAGAATATAAAGATGGAGTTTTTGTTCAAGGACATTATAATGGCATAAGTTTTTTAAGAAAAAAATCTGGAAGTTTTGAGGCATCACCAATGCTGCGGGATTTTCCTCACTCGTCAAAGTTTATAGAAATAGATGAATTTCAAAATGTTTGGGTGAGCAACGAGCATAAGGGCGTTTTTAAAATGACGATCAATGATTCTTTATCAGATATCGTTGATATTGAAAATTATACTTTTTCGGAAGAATCGGGTATAACCTCTAGTATGTTTCGATATGATGACACTCTTTATTATAGTTCCAAAGAAAAGATCTACCAATATTCTAAAGATTTAGATAGTTTTTCTAAAAACAACCGCCTTAACGCGATAACATCAGACATAGATCGCATATCCGGTAAAATGATCAGTGAAGTCAATCGGGATAAACTATGGGGCTTTTCAAATGAGGCTATCTTTTATATAGAGCCTGCACAATTGAGTACAGATTATAATATCAATTCTATATTCATAAATCAGGATTTTAGAAATATAGCGGTAGGTTATGAGAATATTTCAGCTTTTGAAGATTCTCAATATTTACTTGGTATTGCAAATGGCTATTTAAGATTCAAAGATCTAACAGCCGGGTTTCGGGAAATATCCATTAAGCTAAACCGTGTAGAAGTGAGCGCCCTTGACGCAACTGCAGAGAAGGTAAGAATTGAGCAATCTGGGGAGTTTGATTCTAGACATAATAATATCAATTTTCATTTTAGTGCACCTGTCCACGAAAAATATTACGAGACATTATATAGTTATAGACTTTTAGGTTTAAGCTCTAATTGGAGTGCATGGAATGATGCTCCGGAAGCAAATTTTAAGAATCTTGGATTCGGAGATTATACTTTTGAGGTAAAAGCTAAAATTGGAAATAGTCAAACCAAAATTGCCAGCTATAATTTTAGTATTAATAGACCATTTTATCTGAGTGCTATAGCTTTAATAGGATATTCCCTGATTTTCCTTTTATTATTATTTTTGATACATATCATCAATAAAAAACATCACCGTAAAGTTGTAGCTGAAAATGAACGCGCCCTAAAAATGAAGAATCTTGAGGCAGAACAGGAAATTATCAAACTTAAAAATGATAAACTGGAGCAGGCTATGGCTAATAAAAATAGGGAACTTGCCGTGTCTACGATGAGCCTTATCAAAAAGAATGAATTTCTTACCAGTATAAAGGATAAGTTGAAAGAGTCTGATGGTTCTCACAGGGTAGACTCTGTTATTAAAACCATAGATAAAGATATTAGTGAAGAAGATAACTGGAAATTCTTTAAAAAGGCATTTAGTAATGCCGATAAAGATTTTTTCAAGAAGATTAAGGGGAAACATCCGGTACTAACTTCTAATGATCTTAAATTGTGTGCTTATTTGAGGCTGAATTTATCTTCAAAAGAGATAGCCCCGTTATTAAATATATCTGTAAAAAGCGTCGAAATCAAACGATATCGTTTGCGTAAAAAGATGGAATTAGACCGGGAAACCAATTTAACAGATTATATTCTTGAACTCTAA